A genomic window from Algoriphagus sp. Y33 includes:
- the aspS gene encoding aspartate--tRNA ligase, translated as MLRTHTCGELRLDHVNQEVTLAGWVQRVRNKGGLIWVDLRDRYGLTQLIFEEDSSEKALLEKAAELGREFVVQTTGKVIERTSKNDKIPTGAIEIKVTALEVLNAAKVPPFIIEDETDGGDELRMKYRYLDLRRNVVREKLQLRHKMMQETRKYMDAQAFIEVETPVLIKSTPEGARDFVVPSRTNPGEFYALPQSPQTFKQLLMVSGFDRYFQIVKCFRDEDLRADRQPEFTQIDCEMSFVDQEDILNTFEGLTKHLFSTVKGVELEEVKRMTYADAMKYYGNDKPDLRFEMKFVELNDLAKGKGFSIFDQAELVVGICAKGAAEYTRKQLDALTDWVKRPQIGAKGMVYAKYNADGTIKSTVDKFYSADDLQDWADAFGAAQGDLMLILSGDADKVRKQLSELRLKMGEDLGLRDRTVFKPLWVMDFPLLEWDEETNRFHAMHHPFTSPKKEDIPLLDSDPGSVRANAYDLVINGVEIGGGSIRIHDRATQQLMFKHLGFSEEEAQKQFGFLMEAFEYGAPPHGGIAFGFDRLCAIFGGSDSIRDYIAFPKNNSGRDVMIDSPSSIADEQLTELSIQLAVKK; from the coding sequence ATGCTGAGAACGCATACTTGTGGCGAACTTCGCCTTGATCACGTAAATCAAGAAGTAACCCTTGCCGGCTGGGTGCAGCGGGTAAGAAATAAAGGAGGTTTAATCTGGGTCGATCTACGCGATCGATATGGTTTGACACAGTTGATTTTTGAAGAGGATTCCAGCGAAAAGGCACTGTTGGAAAAAGCAGCGGAATTAGGAAGGGAATTTGTAGTTCAGACGACCGGTAAGGTAATCGAGCGAACCTCTAAAAATGATAAAATTCCTACCGGTGCTATCGAGATTAAAGTAACGGCACTTGAAGTATTGAATGCTGCGAAAGTTCCACCATTTATCATTGAAGATGAAACTGACGGCGGGGATGAGCTCCGCATGAAATACAGATACCTGGATCTACGGAGAAACGTGGTGAGAGAAAAGCTCCAACTGCGTCACAAAATGATGCAGGAGACACGTAAATACATGGATGCCCAAGCTTTCATTGAAGTGGAGACACCGGTTTTGATCAAGTCCACCCCGGAAGGCGCTCGTGACTTCGTGGTGCCTAGCCGCACAAACCCGGGTGAATTCTATGCATTGCCCCAGTCTCCACAGACTTTTAAGCAACTGCTGATGGTTTCCGGTTTCGACAGGTATTTTCAGATTGTAAAATGTTTCCGCGACGAGGATTTGAGAGCAGATCGTCAGCCTGAGTTTACCCAGATAGACTGCGAAATGTCTTTTGTGGATCAGGAGGATATCCTGAATACGTTCGAAGGCCTGACCAAGCATCTTTTCAGCACCGTAAAAGGTGTGGAGCTGGAAGAAGTGAAGCGGATGACGTACGCTGATGCCATGAAATATTATGGTAATGACAAGCCGGATCTTCGATTTGAAATGAAATTTGTAGAGCTGAATGACCTTGCCAAGGGAAAAGGATTCAGCATTTTTGACCAAGCGGAGTTGGTAGTGGGGATCTGTGCCAAAGGAGCGGCAGAATATACCCGTAAACAACTGGACGCACTGACTGACTGGGTAAAACGCCCTCAGATCGGAGCCAAAGGCATGGTGTACGCCAAATACAATGCTGACGGTACAATCAAGTCTACGGTAGATAAGTTCTACTCTGCTGATGATCTTCAGGATTGGGCAGATGCATTTGGAGCAGCACAGGGAGACTTGATGTTGATTTTGAGTGGTGATGCGGATAAAGTCCGTAAGCAGCTCTCCGAACTTCGTCTAAAAATGGGTGAAGACCTAGGTCTTCGTGACCGCACGGTTTTCAAACCACTATGGGTGATGGACTTTCCATTGCTGGAGTGGGATGAGGAGACCAATCGCTTCCACGCGATGCACCATCCATTCACTTCCCCTAAGAAAGAAGATATTCCATTGCTGGATTCAGATCCCGGATCAGTAAGAGCAAATGCCTATGATTTGGTAATCAATGGTGTGGAAATCGGAGGCGGTTCCATCCGTATTCACGACCGGGCAACGCAGCAATTGATGTTTAAGCATCTTGGATTTTCTGAAGAAGAGGCACAAAAGCAGTTTGGTTTCCTAATGGAGGCGTTCGAATACGGAGCACCGCCACATGGGGGAATAGCCTTTGGATTTGACAGACTCTGTGCGATTTTTGGAGGATCGGATTCCATCAGGGATTACATCGCTTTCCCTAAGAATAACTCCGGTAGAGATGTGATGATTGATTCGCCTAGCAGTATAGCTGATGAACAATTGACAGAATTGTCTATTCAGTTGGCAGTAAAGAAGTAA
- a CDS encoding glycoside hydrolase family 16 protein, with protein sequence MKQVFILLFLLVTSLLPNDSNKKHKSFREDFSKSTLKNFRYGSTGRHADSKHTTIGVPSPSESKTQILSFKLNPEEKAGPGKGPEIISKHFTHFGTYFTRLKVPDATKKQPNLGAVVGYFTYHEDRKKGLSEIDFEWLLANPKIIYIGTWTGKHGKLQRIGRIINLAEGKIIETISKVGFNGTPTPLTGSQNIPESIPAIENYDASSQFYTYGFDWESDRIQWWMLHPETADTLVLWDYQGSQLGIPLHESKYRMNFWHTEDWAVEENPNSLEKPKFPFELEVDWMEYKRN encoded by the coding sequence GGACTTCTCCAAATCCACATTAAAGAATTTTCGATACGGTTCGACTGGGAGACATGCCGATTCTAAACATACAACAATAGGAGTTCCGTCTCCCTCTGAGTCGAAAACTCAGATTCTTTCTTTCAAACTCAATCCAGAAGAAAAAGCCGGACCTGGCAAGGGCCCTGAGATTATCTCCAAGCACTTCACTCATTTCGGAACTTACTTCACTAGGCTTAAAGTACCCGATGCAACAAAAAAACAGCCGAATCTAGGTGCTGTGGTCGGTTATTTCACCTACCATGAAGACCGAAAAAAAGGTCTTAGCGAAATCGACTTCGAATGGCTGCTAGCTAACCCAAAAATTATATACATAGGTACATGGACTGGTAAGCACGGCAAGCTGCAGCGCATCGGAAGGATCATCAATCTGGCAGAGGGAAAAATCATAGAAACAATCTCAAAAGTGGGTTTCAATGGGACACCAACACCTTTAACCGGTTCACAAAATATCCCCGAAAGTATTCCTGCTATCGAAAATTACGATGCTTCGTCCCAATTTTATACCTATGGATTTGATTGGGAGAGTGACAGGATCCAATGGTGGATGTTACACCCTGAAACCGCTGACACACTAGTGCTTTGGGATTATCAGGGGTCTCAGCTCGGGATTCCCCTGCATGAGTCCAAGTATAGAATGAACTTTTGGCATACAGAGGATTGGGCTGTGGAAGAAAATCCAAATTCACTTGAAAAACCGAAATTCCCATTCGAGCTGGAAGTGGATTGGATGGAGTATAAGAGGAACTGA
- a CDS encoding peptidoglycan DD-metalloendopeptidase family protein, producing the protein MKKTWIGIAALVILIGAASSLQFFSLPFQAEKEAEIVEPPLIDSLENQVFLYGINVTGLNIVEGTVSKNQTLGSILAPFNVPYQIIDQIAKKSKEIFDVRGIAANKKFTVVTPADSTKAQFFIYEPNPSEYVVFNLDSIDIYKAEKPVEYRTKEAGGIINSNLSADMTGQGVTYDIIDQFADLYGWSIDFGALQKGDKYKVSYQEKIIDGIVVGVSDIQTAFFEHKGEPYYAIPFEQNGEINFYDQDGNSFKKAFLRDPLKYSRISSRYNLRRFHPVQKRYKAHLGTDYAAPKGTEIRSVGEGTVTDARYTSANGNYVKIKHNGTYTTQYLHMSKIAKGIKPGTRIRQGQVIGYVGSTGLATGPHLCFRFWKNGKQEDWLKEKIPPSEPIEAKYRMAFESKKTEYMERLASIRIPGEPEILVAEAPKPTTPPKGE; encoded by the coding sequence ATGAAAAAGACTTGGATAGGAATTGCAGCACTGGTTATTCTTATTGGCGCAGCATCTTCACTCCAATTTTTCAGCCTCCCTTTTCAAGCAGAAAAGGAAGCAGAAATCGTAGAACCACCTCTAATTGATTCTCTGGAGAATCAGGTTTTTCTCTACGGAATCAACGTCACCGGGCTGAATATTGTAGAAGGAACCGTGAGTAAAAACCAGACACTCGGGTCTATTCTTGCCCCTTTCAATGTCCCCTATCAGATTATAGACCAAATCGCCAAAAAGTCAAAGGAGATTTTTGATGTGAGGGGGATCGCTGCAAACAAGAAATTTACAGTGGTGACCCCTGCCGATTCCACCAAGGCTCAATTTTTCATCTACGAGCCAAACCCCTCAGAATATGTGGTGTTTAATCTAGACTCCATTGATATTTACAAAGCAGAAAAACCGGTGGAATATAGAACCAAAGAAGCCGGTGGAATTATCAACTCCAACCTTTCTGCCGATATGACCGGTCAAGGCGTGACTTATGACATCATTGATCAGTTTGCAGATTTGTACGGCTGGTCAATAGATTTTGGAGCTTTGCAAAAAGGAGACAAATACAAAGTATCTTATCAGGAAAAAATAATTGACGGAATCGTAGTCGGAGTTTCAGACATCCAAACGGCATTTTTCGAACATAAAGGAGAACCATATTATGCGATCCCTTTTGAGCAAAATGGAGAGATCAACTTCTACGATCAAGATGGAAACAGCTTCAAAAAAGCTTTTTTGAGAGACCCGCTAAAATACTCCAGAATCAGCTCAAGATATAACCTGAGAAGATTTCACCCAGTACAGAAGCGATACAAAGCTCACTTAGGAACCGATTATGCCGCACCAAAAGGAACAGAGATTCGCTCTGTAGGCGAAGGCACGGTAACAGATGCCCGCTATACTTCGGCCAACGGAAATTATGTGAAAATCAAGCATAACGGCACCTATACCACTCAGTACTTACATATGTCAAAGATTGCCAAAGGCATAAAGCCCGGAACGAGAATCAGACAAGGTCAGGTGATCGGCTACGTGGGAAGTACCGGTTTGGCGACCGGACCACATCTTTGTTTCAGATTTTGGAAAAATGGTAAACAAGAAGACTGGTTAAAGGAGAAAATACCGCCTTCTGAGCCGATCGAAGCAAAGTACAGAATGGCTTTTGAGTCTAAAAAAACTGAATATATGGAGCGACTGGCATCCATCAGAATTCCCGGTGAGCCTGAAATATTGGTAGCAGAGGCACCAAAGCCTACTACTCCACCGAAAGGGGAGTAA
- a CDS encoding TonB-dependent receptor: MHSFTKVFAVLFFMAINPLQAQQLTQTIRGTVIDQITKAPMPGATVMVLGSDPVIGTSSDVHGDFKLTGLPLGTYSLKVNFMGFKEIISPTIQLNSGKEVVLTIPLEENVTQIDEFVVTATEKDRTVNDMIQVSGRTFSVEETRKFAAAVNDPGRMATSFSGVTGTDDGNNNISIRGNSPNGLLWRMEGIDIPNPNHFVNPGTSGGGISILSSQLLANSDFLTGAFPAEYGNALSGAFDLNLRKGNNENREFTIQAGILGLDLAAEGPIAKNYKGSYLVNYRYSTLSLLSNIGLPLGDFVTNFQDLSFNIYLPTGSKSNITLFGFGGLSDQKGNALTDSLNWESEEDRYGSTFFSNTGAAGIKHSYSLNEANFLQTTVLASGNGLGTTSSRLDDNLQFQDRYYNKYSNSKITFSSVLNTKFSAKANLRSGVYVNQLYYNLREDDFEEGMRGLKTNINSKGNTQSIQAFSQLNYRPGERLTFNVGLHYLQLLLNNSNSVEPRVSASYVLDEKQRLSFGYGLHSQTQPLGTYFAEQEVNGQIILPNEDLGLSKSHHFVLGYDRSLTPYLRVKVETYYQHLFDIPIKSGADETYSIINQQWAFATDPLVNEGFGRNYGVELTLEQFMHNDLYFLLSTSLYSSKYKTNEDVWRNTAYNGNFNVTLTAGKEYKLKRERILGLNVRAIYTGGLRTTPINLEESIEKGEEVYYDHLAYTDQNPAYFRTDLRFSLKKNKPKSTRTWALDIQNASNRKNIYGSYFEAMDGEIKTSYQAPLIPILSYRVEF; this comes from the coding sequence ATGCATTCGTTTACTAAGGTTTTTGCGGTGTTATTTTTCATGGCAATCAATCCCCTCCAAGCACAACAACTTACACAGACTATCCGCGGCACGGTGATCGACCAAATCACCAAGGCACCTATGCCCGGTGCTACGGTAATGGTTTTAGGCTCAGATCCTGTGATCGGGACTTCTTCGGATGTGCATGGAGATTTCAAACTCACAGGGTTGCCATTGGGTACATATTCACTCAAAGTGAATTTTATGGGCTTTAAGGAAATTATTAGCCCAACTATCCAGCTCAATTCAGGGAAGGAAGTAGTTCTTACAATTCCGCTGGAAGAAAACGTCACTCAAATCGACGAATTCGTTGTGACTGCTACAGAGAAGGACCGAACTGTCAACGATATGATTCAGGTGAGCGGAAGAACGTTCTCCGTAGAGGAAACAAGGAAATTTGCCGCTGCGGTAAATGATCCCGGACGTATGGCAACTTCCTTCTCGGGTGTTACAGGTACGGACGATGGCAATAACAATATCTCGATCCGCGGCAACAGTCCCAATGGCCTGCTTTGGAGAATGGAAGGGATCGATATCCCAAATCCCAATCACTTTGTCAATCCAGGTACTTCAGGAGGCGGCATATCCATCTTGAGTTCGCAGTTGCTGGCCAATTCCGATTTCTTGACAGGGGCTTTTCCTGCAGAATACGGCAATGCACTTTCGGGAGCATTTGATCTAAATCTTCGAAAAGGGAATAATGAAAACAGGGAGTTCACGATCCAGGCAGGAATTCTTGGTTTGGACTTGGCCGCAGAAGGGCCTATTGCCAAAAATTACAAGGGGTCATACCTTGTCAACTACCGCTATTCCACTCTTTCATTGCTTTCGAATATTGGGTTGCCTTTGGGCGATTTTGTGACCAATTTTCAGGATTTGTCCTTTAATATCTATCTGCCAACCGGATCGAAAAGCAACATTACTCTTTTTGGATTTGGAGGGCTTAGTGATCAGAAGGGAAATGCACTCACGGATTCACTGAACTGGGAATCTGAAGAAGATCGCTATGGAAGCACTTTCTTTTCCAATACCGGTGCTGCAGGAATCAAACATTCCTATAGTTTGAATGAGGCAAATTTCCTCCAAACCACTGTGTTGGCCTCAGGAAATGGCTTGGGGACTACCTCTTCACGATTAGATGACAACTTACAGTTTCAGGATCGCTATTATAACAAATACAGCAATTCCAAGATCACTTTCAGTTCTGTTTTGAATACCAAATTTTCTGCAAAAGCGAATTTGAGAAGTGGTGTCTATGTAAATCAATTGTATTACAATCTGCGTGAAGATGACTTCGAAGAAGGTATGAGAGGCTTAAAGACCAATATCAATTCCAAAGGAAATACACAGAGTATTCAGGCTTTCTCCCAACTCAACTACCGTCCCGGCGAGCGCTTGACTTTCAATGTAGGACTGCATTACCTGCAGCTTTTGCTGAACAATTCAAACTCGGTCGAGCCCCGGGTCAGTGCTTCCTATGTGCTGGACGAAAAGCAGCGGTTGAGCTTCGGGTATGGGCTGCATAGTCAGACGCAGCCACTGGGAACGTACTTTGCTGAACAGGAAGTGAATGGACAGATTATTCTTCCAAATGAAGATCTTGGGCTGAGCAAATCGCATCATTTTGTGCTGGGCTATGATCGCTCGTTGACGCCTTACCTACGGGTGAAAGTGGAGACCTATTACCAGCATTTGTTTGACATTCCGATTAAAAGTGGTGCAGATGAGACCTATTCCATCATCAATCAGCAATGGGCTTTTGCCACAGATCCACTGGTAAATGAGGGGTTTGGGAGAAACTACGGAGTTGAGCTCACGTTGGAGCAGTTTATGCACAATGACCTGTACTTCCTGCTCTCCACTTCTCTGTACAGCTCCAAATACAAAACCAATGAGGATGTTTGGAGAAATACGGCCTACAATGGCAATTTCAATGTGACGCTGACTGCCGGTAAAGAGTACAAACTCAAAAGAGAAAGAATTCTCGGACTGAATGTCCGTGCGATCTACACGGGTGGGCTGCGCACTACACCGATCAATCTGGAAGAATCCATTGAAAAAGGGGAGGAGGTATATTATGATCATCTCGCCTATACCGATCAGAATCCCGCTTATTTCCGCACAGATCTTCGTTTTAGCTTAAAGAAAAACAAACCTAAGTCCACCCGAACCTGGGCACTGGATATCCAGAATGCCAGTAACCGAAAAAATATCTACGGCAGCTATTTTGAAGCTATGGATGGAGAGATCAAAACTTCCTATCAAGCACCATTGATTCCTATTTTGAGTTATCGGGTGGAATTTTAA
- a CDS encoding DUF4180 domain-containing protein produces the protein MNIQTHKIGETEIAEVISDKTVIQNTEDALDLMGDIYYQGFDKIILHLENITADFFDLKNKMAGEILQKFSNYRISLAVVGGFTGFTSNSLRDFIYESNKGRQVNFVASVDEALNALTK, from the coding sequence ATGAACATACAAACTCACAAAATAGGTGAAACAGAGATTGCGGAAGTGATTTCAGATAAGACAGTAATACAAAACACGGAAGATGCATTGGATCTGATGGGTGATATTTATTATCAAGGCTTCGATAAAATCATTCTGCATCTAGAAAATATCACTGCAGATTTTTTTGACTTAAAGAATAAAATGGCGGGCGAGATTCTTCAAAAGTTTTCGAATTATCGGATTAGTCTAGCAGTGGTGGGCGGTTTTACCGGATTTACGAGCAACAGCCTGAGAGATTTTATTTACGAAAGCAACAAGGGGAGACAGGTGAATTTTGTTGCATCTGTTGACGAGGCATTAAATGCCTTGACCAAGTAG